From Myxococcus guangdongensis, the proteins below share one genomic window:
- a CDS encoding nuclear transport factor 2 family protein, translating to MHPHAQLLNDFYSAFQRRDAQAMNACYHPDVEFTDEVFVGLRHAGTTGMWSMLCERGKDLELTFRDIQADDRSGRAHWDANYTFSTTGRKVLNRIDAEFEFRDGKIVRHRDRFDFWAWSRQALGPAGLVLGWTPLLRNQVRAQARKTLDKYMRERGTAAP from the coding sequence ATGCACCCGCACGCTCAGCTCCTCAACGACTTCTACTCGGCGTTCCAGCGCCGCGACGCGCAGGCCATGAACGCCTGCTACCACCCTGATGTGGAGTTCACCGACGAGGTCTTCGTCGGCCTGCGCCACGCCGGCACCACGGGCATGTGGAGCATGCTCTGCGAGCGGGGCAAGGACCTGGAGCTCACCTTCCGCGACATCCAGGCCGATGACCGCTCCGGCCGCGCCCACTGGGACGCGAACTACACCTTCTCCACCACCGGCCGGAAGGTCCTCAACCGCATCGACGCGGAGTTCGAGTTCCGCGACGGCAAGATTGTCCGCCACCGTGACCGCTTCGACTTCTGGGCCTGGTCTCGGCAGGCGCTCGGCCCCGCGGGGCTGGTGCTCGGATGGACGCCCCTCCTGCGAAACCAGGTCCGCGCCCAGGCCAGGAAGACGCTCGACAAGTACATGCGCGAGCGGGGCACCGCCGCCCCCTGA